A region from the Thermanaeromonas toyohensis ToBE genome encodes:
- a CDS encoding zf-HC2 domain-containing protein, protein MRCWKARKLLSPYIDGELGEEERSSLEGHLANCPACQEELEALRKISEGLKDIYRQVKPPAGFAEGVMARIKAIEEASASPWQLQEKPLKWRKVAVAAALVAGIGLAVLQYGRAGIGGPAGAPLLSGNIAAPGSLAVEEKVRGEAPSNSLGEREKIPVVSNPGAKEGDRLLDQKKEGQSKGKKTYAGVETVPKAGLEAGPLVKQEKQGQVASSSVGSPAVGGKAELKPQLFLSKELHVRTTLLKLEVKNLPYAKEVVLALAEKFGGSQPKEVWVYQQEEVLLRVVLPVEKASGFISQVVALGKEMARERSTVDLTGEYNRRLLEYQELEARQDPESEAMARALKNYLEETGQETLEAGKEVINVWLKLQP, encoded by the coding sequence ATGAGATGCTGGAAGGCAAGAAAGTTGCTCTCACCTTATATAGATGGGGAGCTAGGCGAGGAGGAAAGGTCCTCGCTTGAAGGGCACTTGGCTAATTGTCCTGCCTGCCAGGAAGAGCTGGAGGCATTGCGCAAGATATCTGAAGGGTTAAAAGATATATACCGCCAGGTGAAACCCCCGGCTGGTTTTGCGGAAGGAGTCATGGCCCGGATAAAGGCGATAGAGGAAGCAAGTGCTTCCCCTTGGCAGCTACAGGAGAAGCCGTTAAAGTGGCGCAAGGTAGCGGTGGCTGCTGCTCTTGTAGCGGGAATAGGCTTGGCGGTGCTGCAATATGGCCGTGCAGGGATAGGCGGGCCAGCGGGAGCTCCTTTGCTGAGCGGGAATATAGCTGCACCGGGAAGTTTAGCAGTAGAGGAGAAAGTAAGGGGCGAAGCTCCTAGCAATTCCTTAGGAGAGAGAGAAAAGATCCCGGTAGTGAGTAATCCTGGGGCTAAAGAAGGTGATAGGCTTCTAGACCAAAAGAAAGAAGGCCAAAGTAAGGGAAAGAAAACTTATGCCGGGGTGGAAACTGTGCCTAAAGCTGGCTTAGAGGCAGGGCCGTTGGTCAAGCAAGAAAAGCAAGGTCAGGTAGCTTCAAGCAGCGTGGGTTCGCCGGCGGTGGGAGGAAAAGCAGAACTCAAGCCCCAGCTATTTTTAAGCAAAGAGCTACATGTGCGCACTACCCTACTTAAACTTGAGGTGAAAAACCTCCCCTATGCCAAAGAAGTCGTTTTAGCCTTAGCGGAGAAATTTGGGGGTAGTCAGCCCAAAGAAGTTTGGGTTTACCAGCAGGAAGAGGTGCTCTTAAGAGTTGTCCTTCCAGTAGAGAAGGCGAGCGGGTTTATATCTCAGGTAGTGGCTTTAGGAAAAGAAATGGCCCGGGAAAGGAGCACCGTAGATTTGACCGGGGAGTATAACCGCAGGCTACTAGAATATCAAGAGCTCGAAGCCAGACAAGATCCGGAAAGCGAGGCAATGGCTAGGGCTTTAAAGAACTACCTGGAAGAAACCGGACAAGAAACCCTGGAAGCGGGGAAAGAAGTGATCAATGTGTGGCTTAAGCTACAGCCCTAA
- a CDS encoding copper amine oxidase N-terminal domain-containing protein, with product MAKTRKKWLSILVTLAMLVGLMVPFAGPAAAVGTAYTPITVPTVEDDTAHAKLGSFQIEIDPMYSSVTSEAWIELPQDYEIYQVQFTGLGLDASNAVTRVTFTDQQAVNKVVYEESGKYNTFVTVSDKTKRGFKLSFSGGNISGQKFRLLVEFTDVKVPAGASGDIKATIKNISGQLVDGSVVIGKIAGGGLQVAAVDTDTFSDAGGYVKIRLEETVAGKLNAKDELKLELPDGFEWGDVNINGGTLDDTKNVGAKIIYGTLGSSGDVSKVKFISDGDTLKMSLVDDVYKSTDKVAIDFWVPIKVTDTSKAKYGDVIAKVKGDYTVSPSEIIVGTYGEYKATVSAKDSSKVVYAGQHDQEVSDIKITEAMKESLVPGRTITLTLPPNARWWKIDDQRVDNQLKPGDSVDEDSGIKLVFKGLEGTDDRTAKFTVELASGNTGKGSTDKAELTIENITVDLQAGYTGDLVVEVGGSAGVSGRITVAKVVNPVTVTAEKTNVQLGKANQVAGKITITEQGAGAIDTDDGKRELVLGLPSGVKFSSKPEVKVTKGDIEIDQVSLVNDDRDLKIKFKDDSNEASTIEISGIYYDIDRTVGEGDIQVKVGGPALVITDTEGYDKDKDGVVDKAFFPGDDYVVKVVNATVVTPAPSEARQTAVFTINSTTYTVNGVQSTMDVAPYIKDSRTYLPIRYVAYALGISPENVIWDGVKATFIGQGRVVQVTPGSAILSINGAPVTMDVVAEVVNGRVMVPFRWVAQAFGAQVDWDEATQTVTMKL from the coding sequence TTGGCAAAAACGAGGAAGAAGTGGCTGTCAATCTTGGTAACCCTCGCTATGCTAGTCGGTTTAATGGTGCCTTTCGCCGGACCGGCAGCGGCTGTGGGTACGGCGTACACGCCGATTACAGTCCCAACGGTTGAAGATGATACTGCCCATGCCAAGCTAGGCTCATTTCAAATAGAAATTGATCCTATGTATTCTTCTGTAACCTCGGAAGCATGGATAGAGCTACCGCAGGATTATGAAATTTATCAGGTGCAGTTTACGGGTCTCGGTTTAGATGCTTCGAATGCTGTTACAAGAGTTACATTTACGGATCAACAAGCTGTAAATAAGGTAGTTTATGAGGAAAGCGGAAAATATAATACTTTTGTTACCGTCTCCGACAAAACGAAACGCGGGTTCAAATTATCATTCAGTGGCGGTAATATATCTGGTCAAAAATTCCGCTTGCTCGTAGAATTCACAGATGTAAAGGTGCCCGCTGGTGCGAGTGGTGATATCAAGGCTACGATCAAGAATATTTCGGGCCAGCTAGTTGATGGCAGCGTGGTAATCGGCAAAATTGCTGGTGGCGGGCTCCAGGTAGCTGCAGTGGACACCGATACTTTCTCTGATGCTGGAGGCTATGTAAAGATACGCCTTGAAGAAACTGTGGCCGGCAAGCTCAATGCGAAAGATGAGCTCAAGCTGGAGCTGCCCGACGGCTTTGAGTGGGGCGACGTCAATATCAATGGCGGAACATTGGACGATACGAAGAATGTAGGCGCAAAAATCATATATGGTACTTTGGGTAGCAGTGGTGATGTATCGAAAGTCAAGTTCATTTCCGACGGCGATACGCTGAAGATGTCGCTGGTAGACGATGTTTACAAGTCTACGGATAAAGTGGCCATAGACTTCTGGGTACCCATCAAGGTAACCGATACCAGTAAAGCTAAATATGGCGATGTGATTGCGAAAGTAAAGGGCGACTATACTGTGAGCCCGAGCGAAATCATAGTAGGCACCTATGGTGAGTACAAGGCGACTGTTAGCGCTAAAGACTCTTCCAAGGTAGTCTATGCTGGCCAGCATGATCAGGAAGTTAGCGATATCAAGATCACAGAGGCAATGAAGGAGAGCCTCGTACCAGGCAGGACAATCACGCTCACTTTGCCGCCCAATGCCAGGTGGTGGAAGATTGACGACCAGCGTGTTGATAATCAACTCAAGCCAGGCGATAGCGTGGATGAGGATAGCGGTATTAAGCTGGTATTCAAAGGCCTCGAAGGTACCGATGATCGCACAGCGAAGTTTACCGTTGAGCTGGCTTCAGGTAACACTGGTAAAGGTTCTACGGACAAGGCAGAGCTCACCATCGAAAATATCACTGTAGACCTCCAAGCTGGCTATACAGGGGATCTAGTAGTTGAAGTTGGCGGTAGCGCCGGTGTAAGTGGCAGGATTACGGTCGCTAAGGTGGTCAATCCCGTAACAGTAACCGCCGAGAAGACAAACGTACAGCTTGGCAAGGCTAACCAGGTGGCGGGTAAGATTACTATAACTGAGCAGGGAGCAGGTGCTATTGATACTGATGACGGCAAGAGGGAACTGGTGTTAGGGCTGCCGAGCGGTGTGAAGTTTAGCTCTAAGCCCGAAGTTAAGGTAACCAAGGGCGACATCGAGATCGACCAAGTCTCCCTTGTGAACGACGATCGCGATCTCAAGATCAAATTTAAGGATGACAGTAACGAAGCTAGCACTATCGAGATTAGCGGTATTTACTATGACATCGATCGGACCGTTGGCGAAGGCGATATCCAGGTTAAGGTTGGCGGCCCTGCGCTGGTAATTACCGACACGGAAGGCTATGATAAGGATAAGGATGGAGTAGTTGATAAAGCCTTCTTCCCGGGCGATGACTATGTTGTGAAGGTCGTCAACGCTACCGTTGTGACTCCGGCTCCGTCCGAGGCCAGGCAGACGGCAGTGTTCACCATTAATAGCACTACCTACACCGTGAACGGCGTCCAGTCCACTATGGATGTTGCCCCGTACATCAAGGATAGCCGCACTTACCTGCCTATCAGGTATGTAGCCTATGCCCTCGGCATCTCGCCCGAAAACGTGATCTGGGATGGCGTTAAGGCCACCTTCATCGGGCAGGGCCGCGTGGTTCAAGTCACTCCTGGCAGCGCGATACTGAGCATCAACGGTGCGCCCGTTACCATGGACGTGGTAGCCGAAGTGGTCAACGGCCGCGTGATGGTGCCGTTCAGGTGGGTGGCCCAGGCCTTCGGTGCTCAGGTGGACTGGGACGAGGCTACTCAGACCGTCACCATGAAGCTATAA
- a CDS encoding TolC family protein produces MQRALLALVLVAVFVLSFGMVEAAAAKDTLSLDEAIKLALEHDRGIKKAAAEIDRTKALRDQAQEDVQFTPVLGGYVGPYGPQIEANWNKLLSYDLAWRVSKRDYEAKIDALVLDVCKKYWDVQVAQSKLTLQEKLKEQALVNLQNARAGVAAGTIAQSILTIAEAQYQQAVKNCELARHELDDAYNALNQTIGLDAGERPELTDDVKFEPLKVDSLEAEVSRVLDKDPNVWKARQNIDLKKWAADMMYFIKGVYTPYEARQKELEEAELDYANAREVMAKFTRTIYYQAKKVEEGYAAALEALKMAGEKLRVERAKYEVGISIKADVLAAEVAVVQAKQALDDLVRKHAYLKLAFEKPWAVSTGSGSTGSSGSGN; encoded by the coding sequence TTGCAAAGGGCCTTACTGGCACTAGTCCTGGTTGCTGTTTTCGTGTTGAGCTTTGGTATGGTAGAAGCAGCTGCTGCAAAGGATACGCTGAGTTTGGACGAGGCCATCAAGCTGGCCCTGGAGCACGACAGGGGCATAAAGAAGGCGGCGGCCGAGATCGACCGCACTAAGGCCCTACGGGACCAGGCGCAGGAGGATGTACAGTTTACGCCGGTACTGGGAGGCTACGTCGGCCCCTACGGCCCGCAGATAGAGGCTAACTGGAACAAACTGCTTTCCTATGACCTGGCCTGGAGGGTCAGCAAGAGGGACTACGAGGCGAAGATAGACGCCCTGGTACTGGATGTGTGCAAGAAGTACTGGGATGTGCAGGTTGCCCAGAGCAAGTTAACCCTCCAGGAGAAGCTTAAAGAGCAGGCGCTGGTTAACCTGCAGAACGCCAGGGCTGGTGTAGCCGCAGGCACTATAGCACAGTCCATATTAACTATCGCAGAGGCCCAGTACCAGCAGGCAGTGAAGAATTGCGAGCTGGCGCGGCACGAATTGGATGACGCATACAACGCACTGAACCAGACCATTGGGCTGGATGCTGGCGAAAGACCGGAGCTTACTGACGACGTCAAGTTTGAGCCCTTGAAGGTAGACAGCCTTGAGGCCGAGGTGTCCAGGGTGCTGGATAAAGACCCCAACGTATGGAAGGCGCGGCAGAATATAGACCTTAAAAAATGGGCGGCGGACATGATGTACTTTATTAAAGGGGTTTACACCCCCTACGAGGCCAGGCAGAAGGAGTTGGAGGAGGCGGAGCTGGACTACGCCAACGCGCGAGAGGTTATGGCTAAATTTACGCGGACCATTTACTACCAGGCCAAAAAAGTCGAGGAAGGCTATGCCGCGGCGTTAGAGGCCCTCAAGATGGCGGGGGAAAAGCTGCGCGTGGAAAGGGCCAAATACGAGGTGGGGATATCCATTAAAGCAGACGTGCTGGCTGCTGAAGTAGCCGTGGTCCAGGCGAAGCAGGCCCTGGATGACCTGGTGCGGAAGCATGCCTACTTGAAGCTTGCCTTTGAGAAGCCCTGGGCTGTAAGTACGGGAAGCGGGAGTACTGGGAGCAGTGGGTCTGGCAACTAG
- a CDS encoding TetR/AcrR family transcriptional regulator, which produces MKVCGMQSRERILAAAEEVFASKGLRGARVDEIAARAQINKRMLYHYFQSKEDLYTAVLKANFERALAATSQASKSKEDPREQAVEAIKTYFYFLARNPNYARLVSWEALEGGLYARRVLPPIWEEGLPRLKAILEDGMAKGVFRTDLDVRQVLTSVNTLCISYFTQKDILAILWQDDPTRPENLEKRLKHILDLVLRSILLIKG; this is translated from the coding sequence GTGAAGGTGTGCGGGATGCAGAGCAGGGAGCGCATCCTGGCGGCGGCCGAAGAAGTTTTCGCTTCCAAAGGACTCCGGGGAGCGCGGGTAGATGAGATCGCTGCCAGGGCCCAGATCAACAAGCGGATGCTGTATCACTATTTTCAAAGCAAGGAAGACCTTTATACTGCGGTTCTAAAGGCTAATTTCGAGAGAGCCCTGGCCGCCACCAGCCAGGCATCGAAAAGCAAGGAAGATCCTAGGGAACAAGCCGTCGAGGCGATAAAGACCTACTTCTATTTCCTGGCCAGGAACCCCAATTACGCCCGGCTAGTATCCTGGGAGGCTCTTGAAGGCGGCCTTTACGCGAGGAGAGTCCTACCCCCCATATGGGAGGAGGGATTGCCGCGGCTTAAAGCCATATTGGAAGACGGCATGGCCAAGGGGGTTTTCCGCACCGACCTGGACGTGAGGCAGGTCTTAACAAGCGTAAACACCTTATGCATTTCTTACTTCACCCAAAAGGATATACTGGCCATCCTCTGGCAGGACGATCCCACGCGGCCAGAAAACCTGGAAAAACGTTTAAAGCACATACTGGACTTGGTTTTAAGGAGTATCCTGCTCATAAAGGGGTGA
- a CDS encoding HlyD family secretion protein, producing MREKFSQVLSLLVISFLIITGCGKQQETLLKVDGIVEAEEVDVAAKIPGRLQAIKAREGDLVRAGEILAYIEIKELKEKEKQAQAAVEAARAQYEKAQNALLLQEKASEADLQAARAALSQAMSQYDKVKKGPRAQQVEQARAKLDQAKAALEVAEKSYQRTKQLFESGAVSQQMLDEVKAKYEAARQEMLYAEEGLSLLEEGTQEEDIRAAAAAVQQAQAALLKAEAGKMQDLIARNAVQMAEADLKRAEAVLAEVRSSLEEAAIKAPCNGIIVSKYVDEGEIVAAGMPLFTIQQPDKNWVNVKVKETQLGRIKEGQEVSVTSPAFPGKTFSGWVESIRPKPDYAIQRATNERGDKDIISYNVKVRLDNPEFKAGMSVTVDFQPKQEEK from the coding sequence TTGCGCGAGAAATTTTCCCAAGTGCTATCCTTATTGGTTATCAGCTTTCTAATAATCACAGGATGCGGTAAGCAGCAGGAAACACTCCTCAAAGTTGACGGAATAGTGGAGGCCGAAGAGGTGGATGTCGCGGCTAAGATACCGGGACGCCTCCAAGCGATCAAAGCCAGGGAAGGCGACCTGGTCAGAGCGGGGGAAATTTTAGCTTACATAGAAATTAAAGAGTTAAAAGAAAAAGAAAAACAGGCTCAGGCTGCCGTTGAGGCTGCAAGGGCCCAGTATGAAAAAGCCCAGAATGCCCTCCTGCTCCAAGAAAAGGCAAGCGAGGCTGACCTCCAGGCCGCGCGGGCAGCCTTAAGCCAAGCCATGTCCCAATACGATAAGGTTAAAAAAGGTCCCCGGGCTCAGCAGGTAGAGCAGGCCCGCGCGAAGCTAGACCAGGCTAAGGCTGCCCTGGAGGTGGCGGAAAAGTCTTACCAGCGCACCAAGCAACTTTTCGAGTCTGGCGCCGTCTCCCAGCAGATGCTGGATGAAGTGAAAGCTAAGTATGAAGCGGCCAGGCAAGAGATGCTCTACGCGGAAGAGGGTTTAAGCCTTCTGGAGGAGGGGACACAAGAGGAAGACATACGCGCCGCGGCCGCCGCTGTTCAGCAGGCCCAGGCCGCCCTATTGAAAGCTGAGGCGGGCAAAATGCAAGACCTGATCGCCCGCAACGCGGTACAAATGGCTGAGGCGGACTTAAAGCGCGCAGAAGCCGTACTAGCTGAGGTTCGTAGTAGCCTGGAAGAAGCTGCTATAAAAGCCCCCTGTAACGGCATAATTGTTTCTAAGTACGTGGATGAAGGCGAGATAGTAGCCGCGGGGATGCCACTCTTCACTATACAGCAGCCGGATAAAAACTGGGTGAACGTTAAAGTCAAGGAAACACAATTAGGCCGCATTAAAGAAGGCCAGGAGGTGAGCGTAACAAGCCCTGCTTTTCCGGGCAAAACCTTTAGTGGCTGGGTAGAATCTATCAGGCCAAAGCCTGATTATGCCATCCAGCGAGCCACCAATGAGAGGGGTGATAAAGACATTATTTCTTATAACGTTAAAGTAAGGCTAGATAACCCTGAGTTTAAGGCGGGGATGTCTGTAACTGTAGACTTCCAACCCAAGCAGGAGGAAAAGTGA
- a CDS encoding ABC transporter permease, with translation MLSQMWYVWLREWQYILRNRRLLLILIGVPLLYCILFGILYSKHVVNNINLGVLDMDNTSLSRAVITAFCDSDRFKYTTKLDNQKHMEVAMERGEIMAAIVIPPDFTRNIKRGTGSQVMVVVNGANMIIGNAVTTAASEIIQTLSAGTLLKRLEGSGLSSQAASKLIQPIVFRLRVWYNPTFNYTNFLLLGLMATVIQQVALLYMAVAMVREKEQGAWREITERYRSAFAVTVGKIMPYFLINLGTLNLLFAGGIYLFQVPFKGNYVNLLLLTLAFLACILSLGILLSTICRNELEATQVAMLVAVPSFLFSGYTWPLAAMPPLAKALARLLPLTYYADNVRKIFLMDVSLNTILPDLVVLASMAAILFLLATVVVKLRYFTPASHPESTELPHKAL, from the coding sequence ATGCTCTCCCAAATGTGGTACGTCTGGCTCCGCGAGTGGCAATACATCCTAAGAAACCGGCGTCTGCTCCTTATCTTAATTGGAGTGCCCCTATTGTACTGCATTTTATTCGGGATTCTTTACAGCAAGCATGTGGTTAATAATATCAACCTAGGCGTGCTGGACATGGATAATACCTCTTTAAGCCGCGCGGTCATAACTGCCTTCTGCGATTCTGACCGCTTCAAGTATACGACCAAGCTGGACAACCAAAAGCATATGGAAGTGGCCATGGAGAGAGGAGAGATCATGGCTGCCATTGTCATCCCTCCAGACTTTACTAGGAACATCAAGAGGGGTACGGGCAGCCAGGTGATGGTAGTAGTCAATGGGGCCAATATGATTATTGGCAACGCGGTCACTACCGCGGCAAGCGAGATCATCCAGACCTTATCTGCTGGTACGCTACTTAAGAGGTTAGAAGGTAGCGGCCTTTCGTCCCAGGCGGCCAGCAAGCTAATCCAGCCTATAGTCTTTCGCCTGAGGGTATGGTATAATCCAACATTTAACTATACTAATTTCCTGCTTCTGGGCCTCATGGCTACTGTAATCCAGCAGGTGGCGCTTCTTTATATGGCTGTGGCTATGGTCAGAGAAAAGGAACAGGGGGCCTGGAGGGAGATAACAGAACGCTACCGGAGCGCCTTTGCCGTTACAGTGGGGAAAATTATGCCTTACTTTCTTATCAACCTGGGGACCCTAAACCTCTTGTTTGCAGGAGGTATTTACCTCTTCCAGGTGCCCTTTAAGGGCAACTACGTCAACCTTTTACTCCTGACACTAGCCTTCCTCGCCTGTATCTTGAGCCTTGGCATTCTGCTTTCTACCATATGCCGCAATGAACTGGAAGCTACGCAGGTGGCCATGCTGGTGGCTGTTCCCTCTTTTTTGTTTTCCGGCTATACCTGGCCGCTGGCTGCTATGCCGCCCTTAGCCAAAGCCCTCGCCCGGCTCCTGCCTCTTACTTATTATGCAGATAACGTTAGGAAAATCTTTTTGATGGATGTAAGTCTAAACACTATCCTGCCCGATCTGGTTGTACTAGCCTCCATGGCCGCAATATTGTTTCTGTTGGCTACTGTGGTGGTAAAACTAAGATATTTTACCCCAGCCTCGCATCCCGAGTCGACTGAGCTACCACATAAGGCCCTTTAA
- a CDS encoding amidohydrolase, with the protein MSQGTLCCQGYVDAHIHVWEFALFNHFADLEKCSNLQELVETLKSSLVEGWAIGVRFNQERLAEKIIPERAFLDYAFGSTPVVIVRTCLHLVVANTAAMQRLGFFAENGIFYEAEVFNLLKTLVASLNLEPRSILSQGLRELKKLGIVKVIDMSMDRSKRPLFEDLNEGIEVEFYTVDFGLLDEALGYKVFLDGGLGARTAALTEEYSDDPGNYGLLNYSDETLLALVKRVHQKGKPIAAHAIGDRAIDQFLRVVRQSRHPLDRLEHVQYAREEQLEALAELEIPVCIQPIFSREISWAKRRLGPERMQTAYAWGLMKDKGIRLLVGSDAPVEHADPREAAALVAGLSGGHHLNFEEVLDLFARANQEFYDSQE; encoded by the coding sequence ATGAGTCAGGGAACGTTGTGCTGCCAGGGATACGTGGACGCCCACATACATGTATGGGAATTCGCCCTCTTCAATCACTTTGCTGACCTGGAAAAATGTTCAAATCTCCAAGAACTAGTGGAAACCCTGAAGTCAAGCCTGGTAGAGGGATGGGCCATAGGGGTACGCTTTAACCAGGAAAGGCTGGCCGAAAAAATTATCCCCGAACGGGCCTTCCTGGACTATGCTTTCGGCTCAACTCCTGTGGTAATAGTCCGGACCTGCCTGCACCTGGTCGTAGCTAATACGGCCGCCATGCAGAGGCTGGGTTTTTTCGCAGAAAACGGCATCTTTTATGAGGCCGAGGTATTTAACCTCCTTAAGACCCTGGTAGCCAGCCTCAATCTAGAGCCAAGATCGATCCTATCCCAAGGCTTAAGGGAGCTTAAGAAACTGGGGATAGTTAAAGTCATTGACATGAGCATGGATCGAAGCAAGCGTCCCCTCTTCGAGGACCTGAATGAAGGGATCGAAGTGGAGTTCTATACGGTGGACTTCGGGCTACTGGATGAAGCTTTAGGGTATAAGGTTTTCCTGGACGGGGGCCTGGGGGCCCGTACCGCGGCCTTAACTGAAGAATACTCCGACGACCCTGGTAACTATGGCCTCCTCAATTACAGCGATGAAACCCTCCTTGCCCTGGTAAAAAGAGTCCATCAAAAAGGCAAGCCCATCGCTGCCCACGCTATCGGAGACCGGGCTATTGACCAATTCCTGCGCGTTGTGCGGCAGAGCCGTCACCCCCTGGACCGCCTGGAGCACGTCCAGTATGCCAGAGAAGAGCAGCTGGAGGCCTTGGCGGAGCTAGAGATACCCGTCTGTATACAGCCTATCTTTTCCCGGGAAATCTCCTGGGCCAAACGCAGGCTGGGCCCGGAGCGGATGCAGACAGCCTACGCCTGGGGGCTTATGAAGGATAAGGGTATACGTTTGCTGGTCGGCTCCGACGCCCCGGTGGAACACGCCGATCCCCGGGAGGCGGCCGCATTGGTGGCGGGCCTCTCGGGAGGGCATCATCTTAATTTTGAGGAGGTATTGGACCTTTTTGCGCGGGCCAACCAGGAGTTTTACGACAGCCAAGAATAG
- a CDS encoding carbon-nitrogen hydrolase family protein: MRVAVVQMFIADSLKVNLSRILALAREAARRGAKLVVFPEMCLTGYSSKVLKSPRLEEELKEALAILSRWSVKLDLSLVVGRAEVSEGKYYNAASVFLPDGRVHTYYKIYLTEAEARYFSPGKTPLVFEYYGHRFGIIICRDQNYPELAQRLRQEGAEALLILSAHFYSPPEARWKMDKNLALPIARAVENAFPVFLANAVGSHIGLISLGNSLIVDPQGVVVARAGETGEEILTWDPFPHSNSP; this comes from the coding sequence ATGCGGGTAGCAGTAGTGCAGATGTTTATAGCTGATAGCCTTAAGGTTAATCTATCGCGAATACTAGCCTTGGCTAGGGAGGCGGCTCGGCGCGGGGCAAAGCTAGTAGTATTCCCAGAGATGTGCCTTACAGGTTATAGTTCTAAGGTCCTTAAAAGCCCACGTTTAGAAGAAGAATTAAAGGAAGCCTTGGCTATACTTAGCAGGTGGTCGGTCAAGCTAGACTTAAGTTTAGTGGTAGGAAGGGCAGAAGTTTCAGAAGGAAAGTATTACAATGCTGCCTCAGTTTTCCTCCCGGACGGCAGGGTACATACCTATTATAAGATCTACCTTACGGAAGCGGAAGCCCGTTATTTTTCTCCGGGGAAGACACCTTTAGTGTTTGAGTACTATGGACATCGCTTCGGTATAATTATCTGCCGAGACCAAAATTATCCTGAGCTGGCGCAAAGGTTGCGACAAGAAGGGGCGGAAGCCCTGCTTATCCTTTCAGCCCATTTTTACTCCCCACCCGAGGCTAGATGGAAAATGGATAAGAACTTAGCTCTTCCCATTGCCCGGGCAGTGGAGAATGCTTTTCCTGTCTTCCTGGCCAACGCGGTGGGGAGCCATATAGGCCTTATAAGCCTGGGGAACAGCTTAATCGTAGATCCCCAAGGCGTGGTGGTGGCCCGGGCCGGGGAAACAGGAGAGGAAATACTCACCTGGGATCCCTTCCCTCACTCCAACTCTCCGTGA
- the dmpI gene encoding 4-oxalocrotonate tautomerase DmpI yields MPVIQIDAGSMSKEKKAELIKALTDTASSILGIPTQAFVVIIRENSPDNIGTGGKQLSELHK; encoded by the coding sequence ATGCCTGTGATTCAAATCGATGCAGGTTCCATGAGCAAAGAGAAAAAGGCAGAACTTATCAAGGCCCTAACTGATACTGCTAGTTCTATCCTAGGTATACCCACCCAAGCCTTTGTCGTTATCATCCGGGAGAATTCCCCGGATAACATCGGCACCGGTGGCAAACAGCTTTCTGAGTTACACAAGTAA